A single window of Selenomonadales bacterium DNA harbors:
- a CDS encoding TIGR00282 family metallophosphoesterase, protein MKLLYAGDIYGNPGRTAAAHFIPKIKKEHNIDIVIANGENSAGGVGITEKTYQEMMDAGIDILTNGNHIWDKKEIFDFIDNYPNIIRPANYPTGTPGIGYNIFEKNGVRFAVINLLGRTFMPPIDSPFLKVDEIMADLEGKTDIIFLDFHAETTSEKMAMGWYLDGKITALVGTHTHIQTADERILPNKTAYITDLGMVGAWNSILGVDKDIVIQQFRTGLPVRFKPATGEKVFCAVIIEFDETTGRAIS, encoded by the coding sequence ATGAAATTATTATATGCAGGCGACATCTACGGCAATCCCGGCAGAACGGCAGCCGCGCACTTCATTCCAAAAATAAAAAAAGAACACAACATCGACATTGTGATCGCCAACGGCGAAAACTCCGCTGGCGGTGTCGGAATTACCGAAAAAACATATCAAGAAATGATGGATGCAGGTATTGATATCCTTACGAACGGCAACCACATTTGGGACAAAAAAGAGATATTCGATTTCATCGACAACTATCCTAATATCATTCGCCCTGCCAACTATCCCACCGGTACGCCCGGAATAGGGTATAATATTTTTGAAAAAAACGGCGTTCGATTCGCCGTTATCAATCTTTTGGGGCGTACATTTATGCCTCCGATCGATTCTCCTTTCCTTAAGGTCGATGAGATCATGGCAGATCTGGAAGGCAAAACAGATATTATCTTTTTGGATTTTCACGCAGAAACAACATCGGAAAAAATGGCGATGGGCTGGTATCTTGACGGGAAGATCACGGCACTCGTAGGAACCCATACACATATCCAAACAGCCGATGAGCGTATTTTGCCCAACAAAACAGCATACATTACCGATCTCGGTATGGTAGGGGCATGGAACTCCATTCTTGGTGTTGATAAGGATATCGTCATCCAACAATTCCGAACAGGACTGCCTGTACGATTTAAACCCGCAACAGGCGAAAAAGTATTCTGTGCTGTCATTATCGAATTTGATGAAACAACTGGCAGAGCCATTTCCAT